A part of Plasmodium vinckei vinckei genome assembly, organelle: plastid:apicoplast genomic DNA contains:
- a CDS encoding RNA polymerase B, giving the protein MIYLLYPNSIKNNYIISNLYLLLILEILYNLKYYILIINNSFKSDFNIIYFKLITLLTNININSIDTIQAINNLFKVILHLNFKFIFLKKNIRVNILIFILPLIYNNTIILNGLYKTCIQLFKKNNKIFIIKFKKNNINIIYLYIYININLKLVLEFNNTNIYCYLNNYKFNFIILLLYLNKNLNISIKSYNYIFKKVIIYNYLKFLINNTYNIYNIILLKLFILKINNNILVLNDIFKIILNIKFNFIYYINYVLDNIYNKKFYSIIEHLSLKCNIYINTLKDQLLNFTKNLNIKTLLNNKKYINIILENININPLIQYSDQTNYLSEINQKFKINMITTGLNSKLILNNNLRELPRNILGYISLINTNEGLTCGLVNYLTINTNLNIKHKFITSYKYLFYNKYNFKLILDIFDKNFYNIYFNKIYLKKNINFNRSIILTINKNTFKINNIRKNIIYIPFTYLLSFIENLIPFIHYNDSIRNLMSIKMHTQIVPILYPTLSSIITNYNFIINKYLNYSIIAYQEGIVIYVSYIKIIIRDIFNRQIIYYLNNFKKLNQNILLTYKPVVWVGEKINVGKILAVNSNLLYSEYSLGNNLLVGYGSYLGYEYEDAVIINKKILYNNLYTSLHLNIYEVSLNIINNIPEICSINIPKLYNTHKKNLDKYGVIKEGTFLLPNTILVSKLIFMPFIFNNKSLVNIINFLFGSKLRIFKNKPVISTINDIGRIIKIEVLSNYLYNKVKNNSIYLKIRIYIGIQKYLQLGDKICNRHGHKGVISYINDINDMPYLNNKIQPDLFVSAIGIPSRINIGQILEGIYGLNSLYLNNRYIISNNLNNNYYNNYISNFNYYKYNYNNNFEFNKISYNYNKYFLKNPFTGHLIQNSICLNNIYYYKLVHMVKDKLRYRFIGLYSELTQQPIKGNTKQGGQRFGEMEVWALEAFGASFLFKEFFTYKSDDIKSRKLLKNYLFNHNKIKHTFISETFKLIIKELQSLAINIETFCIYNDQNSNLIEKLPINIIY; this is encoded by the coding sequence ATGATATATTTATTATATCCAAATAGTATTAAAAATAATTATATTATATCTAATTTATATTTATTATTAATTTTAGAAATTTTATATAATTTAAAATATTATATATTAATAATAAATAATTCATTTAAAAGTGATTTTAATATAATTTATTTTAAATTAATAACTTTATTAACAAATATAAATATAAATTCTATTGATACTATTCAAGCTATTAATAATTTATTTAAAGTTATTTTACATTTAAATTTTAAATTTATTTTTTTAAAAAAGAATATAAGAGTGAATATATTAATTTTTATATTACCTTTAATATATAATAATACTATAATATTAAATGGTTTATATAAAACATGTATTCAATTATTTAAAAAAAATAATAAAATTTTTATAATAAAATTTAAAAAAAATAATATTAATATAATTTATTTATATATATATATAAATATTAATTTAAAATTAGTTTTAGAATTTAATAATACAAATATATATTGTTATTTAAATAATTATAAATTTAATTTTATAATTTTATTATTATATTTAAATAAAAATTTAAATATATCTATAAAATCTTATAATTATATATTTAAAAAAGTAATTATATATAATTATTTAAAATTTTTAATAAATAATACATATAATATATATAATATTATTTTATTGAAATTATTTATTTTAAAGATAAATAATAATATTTTAGTTTTAAATGATATTTTTAAAATAATATTAAATATAAAATTTAATTTTATATATTATATAAATTATGTGTTAGATAATATTTATAATAAAAAATTTTATTCAATTATTGAACATTTATCTTTAAAATGTAATATATACATAAATACTTTAAAAGATCAATTATTAAATTTTACAAAAAATTTAAATATTAAAACTTTATTAAACAATAAAAAATATATAAATATTATTTTAGAAAATATCAATATAAATCCTTTAATTCAATATTCAGATCAAACAAATTATTTATCTGAAATTAATCAAAAATTTAAAATTAATATGATTACTACTGGATTAAATTCTAAATTAATTTTAAATAATAATTTAAGGGAGTTACCTAGAAATATATTAGGATATATAAGTTTAATAAATACTAATGAAGGTTTAACTTGTGGGTTAGTAAATTATTTAACAATTAATACTAATTTAAATATAAAACATAAATTTATTACATCTTATAAATATTTATTTTATAATAAATATAATTTTAAATTAATATTAGATATTTTTGATAAAAATTTTTATAATATATATTTTAATAAAATATATTTAAAAAAAAATATAAATTTTAATAGAAGTATAATATTAACTATAAATAAAAATACATTTAAAATAAATAATATTAGAAAAAATATTATTTATATTCCTTTTACATATTTATTATCTTTTATAGAAAATTTAATACCTTTTATACATTATAATGATTCTATTAGAAATTTAATGAGTATAAAAATGCATACTCAAATAGTGCCTATTTTATATCCTACTTTAAGTAGTATTATAACAAATTATAATTTTATTATAAATAAATATTTAAATTATTCTATTATAGCTTATCAAGAAGGAATTGTTATTTATGTATCTTATATTAAAATAATTATAAGAGATATATTTAATAGACAAATAATTTATTATTTAAATAATTTTAAAAAATTAAATCAAAATATATTATTAACATATAAACCTGTAGTATGGGTAGGTGAAAAAATAAATGTAGGGAAAATATTAGCAGTAAATTCTAATTTATTATATAGTGAATATAGTTTAGGTAATAATTTATTAGTAGGGTATGGTTCATATTTAGGGTATGAATATGAAGATGCAGTTATTATTAATAAAAAAATTTTATATAATAATTTATATACTTCTTTACACTTAAATATTTATGAAGTATCTTTAAATATTATTAATAATATACCTGAAATATGTAGTATAAATATACCTAAATTATATAATACGCATAAAAAAAATTTAGATAAATATGGTGTAATAAAAGAAGGTACATTTTTATTACCAAATACTATTTTAGTATCAAAATTGATATTTATGCCTTTTATATTTAATAATAAAAGTTTAGTAAATATTATTAATTTTTTATTTGGAAGTAAATTAAGAATTTTTAAAAATAAACCTGTTATTTCTACAATTAATGATATAGGTAGAATTATTAAAATAGAAGTATTATCTAATTATTTATATAATAAAGTTAAAAATAATAGTATATATTTAAAAATAAGAATTTATATAGGTATACAAAAATATTTACAATTAGGTGATAAAATTTGTAATAGACATGGTCATAAAGGTGTTATTTCTTATATTAATGATATTAATGATATGCCGTATTTAAATAATAAAATTCAACCTGATTTATTTGTAAGTGCTATTGGTATACCTTCTAGAATAAATATAGGTCAAATATTAGAAGGTATATATGGATTAAATAGTTTATATTTAAATAATAGATATATAATATCTAATAATTTAAATAATAATTATTATAATAATTATATTAGTAATTTTAATTATTATAAATATAATTATAATAATAATTTTGAATTTAATAAAATATCATATAATTATAATAAATATTTTTTAAAAAATCCATTTACTGGTCATTTAATACAAAATAGTATTTGTTTAAATAATATTTATTATTATAAATTAGTACATATGGTAAAAGATAAATTAAGATATAGATTTATAGGATTATATTCTGAATTAACTCAACAACCTATAAAGGGTAATACAAAACAAGGTGGTCAAAGATTTGGTGAAATGGAAGTATGGGCATTAGAAGCTTTTGGAGCTTCTTTTTTATTTAAAGAATTTTTCACATATAAATCAGACGATATTAAAAGTAGAAAATTATTAAAAAATTATTTATTTAATCATAATAAAATTAAACATACATTTATATCTGAAACTTTTAAATTAATTATAAAAGAATTACAAAGTTTAGCTATAAATATAGAAACATTTTGTATATATAACGATCAAAATTCAAATTTAATAGAAAAATTACCTATAAATATAATATATTAA
- a CDS encoding RNA polymerase beta subunit, putative encodes MILYNNINFIGLKLNILNPKQIIKWSSIIYKNKVIIGEVLIPNTINFNTGLPILNGLFCEKIFDYIYIWNCNCNKKLYDINNYSFFLYCKFCKNKLKINVNRKYKLGFIFLNIPILHLWYLTGPLKVASLLLNKNISYLKYLIYYKYFFNNIKYKQYFYYNKLNLKSIKINISSTNIISYLFSHNILYKKLKNLNLLVELLNNKELLLINNKYFKRDLYKKINLLNLFIINNIKPNWIFLDLLPILPAGLRPYFYINNNMYIISTINENYRLIILKNNKLKYWLYLRNNICFIFEIIEKRLLQQLIDYLLVNKLILKNNNTFFNFSKIFQGKYSIIKYNLLGKRVDFSGRSVITVSPNIRYNNIGLPYYISINIFKPFLIKIFKNNNKFNIIFKSLLINKNLFIIKKFLNKLLQNQFVIINRAPTLHRMNLQSFIPILTEGYSLKFYPLGCASFNADFDGDQMSVFLPLIKTSKFESNLNLNFDKNIISPSNNKNLFKNLQYYKLGLNTLLNLNYNKLYNVYYFNSMDKIYELYMNNKLNIFNLVWVKYINNNKIFYILTSVSRIILNLYMYIY; translated from the coding sequence ATGATACTTTATAATAATATTAATTTTATTGGATTAAAATTAAATATTTTAAATCCTAAACAAATTATTAAATGGTCTTCAATAATTTATAAAAATAAAGTAATTATTGGAGAAGTTTTAATTCCTAATACTATCAATTTTAATACTGGGTTACCTATATTAAATGGATTATTTTGTGAAAAGATATTTGATTATATATATATATGGAATTGTAATTGTAATAAAAAATTATATGATATAAATAATTATTCATTTTTTTTATATTGTAAGTTTTGTAAAAATAAATTAAAAATTAATGTAAATAGAAAATATAAGTTAGGATTTATATTTTTAAATATACCAATATTACATTTATGGTATTTAACTGGTCCTTTAAAAGTAGCTTCATTATTATTAAATAAAAATATAAGTTATTTAAAATATTTAATTTATTATAAATATTTTTTTAATAATATAAAATATAAACAATATTTTTATTATAATAAATTAAATTTAAAATCAATTAAAATTAATATATCATCTACTAATATAATTTCATATTTATTTTCTCATAATATTTTATATAAAAAGTTAAAAAATTTAAATTTATTAGTTGAATTATTAAATAATAAGGAATTATTATTAATAAATAATAAATATTTTAAAAGAGATTTATATAAAAAAATTAATTTATTAAATTTATTTATAATTAATAATATAAAACCTAACTGGATATTTTTAGATTTATTGCCTATTTTACCAGCAGGATTAAGACCTTATTTTTATATAAATAATAATATGTATATAATATCTACAATTAATGAAAATTATAGATTAATAATATTAAAAAATAATAAATTAAAATATTGGTTATATTTACGTAATAATATTTGTTTTATTTTTGAAATAATTGAAAAACGTTTATTACAACAATTAATTGATTATTTATTAGTTAATAAATTAATTTTAAAAAATAATAATACATTTTTTAATTTTAGTAAAATTTTTCAAGGAAAATATAGTATTATTAAATATAATTTATTAGGAAAAAGAGTAGATTTTTCAGGTAGATCTGTTATTACAGTTAGTCCTAATATTAGATATAATAATATAGGATTACCTTATTATATAAGTATAAATATATTTAAACCTTTTTTAATAAAAATATTTAAAAATAATAATAAGTTTAATATTATATTTAAAAGTTTATTAATTAATAAAAATTTATTTATTATAAAAAAATTTTTAAATAAATTATTACAAAATCAATTTGTTATTATTAACAGAGCACCTACATTACATAGAATGAATTTACAATCATTTATACCTATATTAACAGAGGGTTATTCTTTAAAATTTTATCCTTTAGGATGTGCTAGTTTTAATGCTGATTTTGATGGGGATCAAATGTCTGTATTTTTACCTTTAATAAAAACATCAAAGTTTGAATCTAATTTAAATTTAAATTTTGATAAAAATATTATATCTCCTTCAAATAATAAAAATTTATTTAAAAATTTACAATATTATAAATTAGGATTAAATACATTATTAAATTTAAATTATAATAAATTGTATAATGTTTATTATTTTAATTCTATGGATAAAATATATGAATTATATATGAATAATAAATTAAATATTTTTAATTTAGTTTGGGTAAAGTATATAAATAATAATAAGATTTTTTATATATTAACTTCTGTTAGTAGAATAATTTTAAATTTATATATGTATATATATTAA
- a CDS encoding RNA polymerase D, producing the protein MYFYFFNQYNLKILEKKLLSIFKYNISSKLLQELLYLGFEYSFMYNYSLNINDFSNFIYLLILYKNKINNIYNNKYYEVKYNYINIFLNNYYYLKIFNSIQTILNYNIYFKINPIYSNLFLFFNNKIKIKYSQLQQLVGYKGYVSNINGIIYEKPIINNYINELNLYEYILSCFGSKKGIIDTALKTADSGYLTKRLVNITNNFIIKEINCKSPFMFRYKCNMDVYGNIFYPLNLLKFKILQNNIIHLDKGIYINFKNIYLTKYILNKLLNLYYVNYINLYIKSVYLCNIFNNICNNCLNYKQLYKYNLGQHIGVISSEAISEPSTQMVLRTFHANSILKYKYNQSVLKKYYIYKLYSYKFKINKIFKFMFNFKMYLNIKFNLIFLLNKLLFKNKINKFYLNYILFNSHIKYNFIYNSISKNFKCNYNNIIIKNIDNFIKYYNYNTLQLLIKNSYNKWIIYNLYTYYIYFNYIKLYNINNKGIIYYNNINKKYNILYFINNSINYSSYYYINNYNIMNNNIKLYMYLISIKKNNLKLNYLNKIYSLNNKYIIYKVGMKKIIYNKNFINNSILKYNKYEKYNNNIYEIIYYNWSKYLLKNNYFNLFIVYNNYIKYLYKNTIKNYLYFIKNLYYVNNNFINNSIIYKLNYNIYNNQFNKLYDYKKNIYLLFINNFYNKIFYNYIYNNINNLYLNDITVGLESINILFENKNIKNNISFISNNIYVIYYVKYYNYLNNIIYIYNVCNINKINYFKYKLNFYSYIFEDISSILYSGYSLNTDFYLINNNLKYYFKYLLSNINIYQSIKSSYIYIYNILLESIVKQYSYQNIYLPAIYFELIIKKMLSCIKIISNNFNLFKYNDIIPLYLINIINYSLNLNKYKIYKYEPIILGVTKSILANSGFLTNISFQNTFKILSSNILTNKIDWLLDIKSKIIMTDLLPVGNGWYRYLTV; encoded by the exons ATGTATTTTTATTTTTTTAATCAGTATAATTTGAAAATTTTGGAAAAAAAATTATTATCAATTTTTAAATATAATATAAGTTCAAAATTATTACAAGAGTTATTATATTTAGGATTTGAATATAGTTTTATGTATAATTATTCATTAAATATAAATGATTTTTCTAATTTTATATATTTATTAATTTTATATAAAAATAAAATTAATAATATATATAATAATAAATATTATGAAGTAAAATATAATTATATAAATATATTTTTAAATAATTATTATTATTTAAAAATTTTTAATAGTATTCAAACAATATTAAATTATAATATATATTTTAAAATAAATCCTATTTATTCAAATTTATTTTTATTTTTTAATAATAAAATTAAAATAAAGTATTCACAATTACAACAATTAGTAGGTTATAAAGGATATGTTTCAAATATTAATGGTATTATTTATGAAAAACCTATTATAAATAATTATATAAATGAATTAAATTTATATGAATATATTTTATCTTGTTTTGGTTCAAAAAAAGGTATTATTGATACTGCTTTAAAAACAGCTGATTCAGGATATTTAACAAAAAGATTAGTAAATATTACAAATAATTTTATAATTAAAGAAATAAATTGTAAGTCTCCTTTTATGTTTAGATATAAATGTAATATGGATGTATATGGAAATATTTTTTACCCATTAAATTTATTAAAATTTAAAATTTTACAAAATAATATTATTCATTTAGATAAAGGTATTTATATTAATTTTAAAAATATTTATTTAACTAAATATATATTAAATAAATTATTAAATTTATATTATGTAAATTATATAAATTTATATATAAAATCAGTATATTTATGTAATATATTTAATAATATTTGTAATAATTGTTTAAATTATAAACAATTATATAAATATAATTTAGGTCAACATATAGGAGTAATATCTAGTGAGGCTATAAGTGAGCCTAGTACACAAATGGTATTAAGAACATTTCATGCTAATTCTATTTTAAAATATAAATATAATCAATCTGTTTTAAAAAAATATTATATATATAAATTATATTCATATAAATTTAAAATAAATAAAATATTTAAATTTATGTTTAATTTTAAAATGTATTTAAATATAAAATTTAATCTTATATTTTTATTAAATAAATTATTATTTAAAAATAAGATTAATAAATTTTATTTAAATTATATTTTATTTAATAGTCATATTAAATATAATTTTATATATAATTCAATTTCTAAAAATTTTAAATGTAATTATAATAATATAATTATAAAAAATATTGATAATTTTATAAAATATTATAATTATAATACGTTACAATTATTAATTAAAAATTCATATAATAAATGGATTATTTATAATTTATATACATATTATATTTATTTTAATTATATAAAATTATATAATATAAATAATAAAGGTATTATTTATTATAATAATATAAATAAAAAATATAATATTTTATATTTTATAAATAATTCAATAAATTATAGTTCATATTATTATATAAATAATTATAATATAATGAATAATAATATAAAATTA TATATGTATTTAATTTCAATAAAAAAAAATAATTTAAAATTAAATTATTTAAATAAAATATATTCCTTAAATAATAAATATATAATTTATAAAGTAGGAATGAAAAAAATAATATATAATAAAAATTTTATTAATAATAGTATTTTAAAATATAATAAATATGAAAAATATAATAATAATATTTATGAAATAATTTATTATAATTGGAGTAAATATTTATTAAAAAATAATTATTTTAATTTATTTATAGTATATAATAATTATATAAAATATTTATATAAAAATACTATAAAAAATTATTTATATTTTATTAAAAATTTATATTATGTAAATAATAATTTTATAAATAATTCTATTATATATAAATTAAATTATAATATATATAATAATCAATTTAATAAATTATATGATTATAAAAAAAATATTTATTTATTATTTATTAATAATTTTTATAATAAAATATTTTATAATTATATTTATAATAATATAAATAATTTATATTTAAATGATATTACTGTAGGTTTAGAATCTATAAATATATTATTTGAAAATAAAAATATAAAAAATAATATATCTTTTATTTCAAATAATATATATGTAATTTACTATGTAAAGTATTATAATTATTTAAATAATATTATATATATATATAATGTATGTAATATTAATAAAATAAATTATTTTAAATATAAATTAAATTTTTATTCATATATATTTGAGGATATTAGTTCTATTTTATATAGTGGGTATTCATTAAATACTGATTTTTATTTAATTAATAATAATTTAAAATATTATTTTAAATATTTATTATCAAATATAAATATATATCAATCAATAAAAAGTTCTTATATTTATATTTATAATATTTTATTAGAATCAATAGTAAAACAATATAGTTATCAAAATATTTATCTACCTGCTATTTATTTTGAACTTATTATTAAAAAAATGCTTTCATGTATTAAAATTATATCAAATAATTTTAATTTATTTAAATATAATGATATAATACCTTTATATTTAATAAATATAATAAATTATTCTTTAAATTTAAATAAATATAAAATTTATAAATATGAACCTATTATTTTAGGGGTGACAAAATCTATTTTAGCTAATTCTGGATTTTTAACAAATATAAGTTTCCAAAATACTTTTAAAATTTTGAGTTCCAATATTTTAACCAATAAAATTGATTGGTTATTAGATATTAAATCTAAAATTATAATGACGGATTTACTTCCTGTTGGGAATGGATGGTATAGATATTTAACAGTTTAA